One genomic segment of Paraburkholderia aromaticivorans includes these proteins:
- a CDS encoding Crp/Fnr family transcriptional regulator: MNHQRSPWSRTAAPGEVIYSEGFAGDAVVYVIADGKVEISTQCDEKKVILATLGKGEFFGEAALLPPEPRAHTAKALSFCQLTVVAADVVEEELARVSPLLRHIVRTLIRRVKKKDDVLATNTHADFLPGVVSYAHVLSLMAGSENVDRFDGRLRRAQGEEFSVPLPEVVKKCHAIAGHSRPHVMAMLKRMEKLNLVSLEPGRSDRVSNTSARYSAQDGATSRQLVTFDPVRIIERAQQVADHDLDLSISSELELIELNDLEALIGVEKKVILNKLSHSEIAEDIFAFRKTRVLNYVEEKGISYFSRRSTRGLNDLKSLDDLEFVDQRTLFEAVSAFDTYDLAKLLSALTGQPVAERLLSVMTEARKKEVSWVMRREIKIDPLEIAEIEERFLETVRAIKAPVATAAPLSNLDV; the protein is encoded by the coding sequence TTGAATCACCAACGATCGCCATGGTCGCGCACTGCGGCTCCGGGCGAAGTCATCTATTCCGAAGGCTTCGCGGGCGACGCCGTCGTCTACGTTATTGCAGACGGCAAAGTCGAAATCTCCACACAGTGCGACGAGAAGAAAGTGATTCTCGCCACACTGGGCAAAGGCGAGTTTTTCGGCGAGGCGGCTTTGTTGCCGCCCGAACCACGAGCGCATACAGCCAAAGCACTGAGCTTCTGTCAATTGACCGTCGTCGCGGCGGATGTGGTGGAGGAGGAACTCGCGCGCGTGTCGCCGTTGCTGCGCCATATCGTCCGCACGCTGATCCGGCGGGTGAAAAAGAAGGACGACGTCCTCGCCACCAATACGCATGCCGACTTTCTGCCGGGCGTGGTCTCCTACGCTCACGTTCTTTCGTTGATGGCGGGAAGCGAGAACGTCGACAGATTCGACGGCCGTCTGCGCCGCGCGCAAGGCGAGGAATTCTCGGTGCCGTTGCCGGAAGTGGTCAAGAAATGCCATGCGATTGCCGGTCATTCGCGTCCGCATGTGATGGCCATGCTCAAACGGATGGAGAAGCTCAATCTCGTTTCGCTGGAACCCGGCCGCTCCGATCGCGTGAGCAATACGTCGGCGCGCTATTCCGCGCAGGACGGCGCGACGAGCCGGCAACTGGTCACGTTCGATCCGGTGCGAATCATCGAGCGTGCCCAACAGGTGGCGGACCACGATCTCGATCTCTCCATTAGCAGCGAACTGGAGCTGATCGAACTGAACGATCTGGAGGCGTTGATCGGTGTCGAGAAGAAGGTGATTCTCAACAAACTGTCGCACTCGGAGATTGCGGAAGATATCTTTGCGTTTCGCAAGACCAGGGTGTTGAACTATGTCGAGGAAAAGGGCATCAGCTATTTTTCGCGGCGCAGTACGCGCGGTTTGAATGACCTGAAGTCGCTCGACGATCTGGAGTTTGTCGACCAGCGCACGTTGTTCGAAGCGGTGAGCGCGTTCGACACCTACGACCTCGCGAAACTGCTTTCCGCGCTGACCGGGCAGCCGGTCGCCGAACGCCTGCTCTCCGTGATGACCGAAGCGAGAAAGAAGGAGGTCTCTTGGGTCATGCGTCGTGAGATCAAGATCGATCCGCTCGAAATTGCCGAAATCGAAGAGCGTTTTCTCGAGACCGTGCGAGCGATCAAGGCGCCGGTTGCCACGGCTGCGCCGCTTTCCAATCTGGATGTCTGA
- a CDS encoding DUF4148 domain-containing protein, translated as MKKALVCFALAAGALAAPVLSFAQSNAPVTRAEVRADLVRLEQAGYNPSLADDADYPASIQAAEAKVAAQDAAQTTQSSYGGMTQDGNTSSGTRTHMPASSSCVGPVSFCNIFFGN; from the coding sequence ATGAAAAAAGCTCTTGTTTGCTTCGCTCTCGCCGCCGGCGCGTTGGCCGCCCCTGTTCTGAGCTTCGCGCAATCGAATGCGCCGGTCACGCGCGCCGAAGTGCGCGCCGACCTGGTGCGCCTCGAACAGGCAGGCTACAACCCCTCGCTTGCGGACGACGCTGACTATCCCGCCTCGATTCAGGCAGCCGAAGCGAAGGTCGCGGCGCAGGACGCAGCGCAAACCACGCAGTCGTCGTATGGTGGCATGACGCAGGATGGCAACACCTCGTCCGGCACGCGCACACACATGCCGGCCAGTTCGAGTTGCGTCGGCCCAGTGAGTTTCTGCAACATCTTCTTCGGCAATTAA
- a CDS encoding carbohydrate ABC transporter permease has product MFPVPIDKWKPATRRMYKLTLPVALLIWLLPMIAVLVTSVRSSEELSEGNYWGWPKHFAMFDNYREALTTSPMLHYFWNSVLITVPAVVGSIALAAMAGFALAIYRFRGNSTLFATFVAGNFVPVQVLMIPVRDLSLQLGLFNTVSALILFHVSFQTGFCALFLRNFIKQLPFELVEAARIEGANEWAVFFRIVLPLIRPALAALAILVFTFVWNDYFWALCLTQGDDAAPITVGVAALKGQWTTAWNLVSAGSILAALPSVAMFFAMQKHFVAGLTFGATKG; this is encoded by the coding sequence ATGTTTCCCGTTCCCATCGACAAATGGAAGCCGGCCACTCGCCGCATGTACAAACTGACGCTGCCTGTCGCACTGCTGATCTGGCTGCTGCCGATGATCGCGGTGCTGGTCACGTCTGTGCGCTCGTCGGAGGAACTGAGCGAGGGCAACTACTGGGGATGGCCGAAGCACTTCGCGATGTTCGATAACTACCGCGAGGCCCTGACCACGTCGCCAATGTTGCATTACTTCTGGAACAGCGTACTGATTACGGTGCCTGCGGTGGTGGGGTCGATTGCATTGGCCGCGATGGCCGGATTTGCTCTGGCCATCTACCGGTTTCGCGGCAATTCGACCTTGTTCGCCACGTTCGTGGCGGGAAATTTCGTGCCCGTGCAGGTGCTGATGATCCCGGTGCGGGATTTGTCCTTGCAACTCGGCCTGTTCAATACCGTCAGCGCACTGATTCTCTTTCACGTGTCGTTTCAAACGGGATTCTGCGCGCTGTTTCTGCGCAACTTCATCAAGCAGTTGCCGTTCGAACTGGTCGAGGCGGCGCGCATCGAGGGCGCGAACGAGTGGGCCGTGTTCTTCAGGATCGTGCTGCCGTTGATCCGGCCGGCACTCGCGGCATTGGCGATTCTCGTGTTCACGTTTGTCTGGAACGACTATTTCTGGGCGCTGTGTCTGACGCAAGGCGACGATGCCGCGCCGATCACCGTGGGCGTGGCCGCATTGAAAGGGCAATGGACCACGGCATGGAATCTTGTTTCAGCGGGATCGATTCTCGCGGCATTGCCTTCGGTGGCGATGTTCTTCGCGATGCAGAAGCATTTCGTGGCCGGCTTGACGTTCGGGGCGACGAAGGGATGA
- a CDS encoding carbohydrate ABC transporter permease has translation MSHSVTRRSVGGPAEPGGPGLPTPGGALRGRPAGGRRRRPSPTARRQRRAAFLFLAPACVMVAIYVVWPILSTIRLSFFNWDGMSEPSFIGLANYVELFHAQTFYTALKNNLIWLLLFLLAPPMGLAVALYLNQAVAGIRIVKSLFFAPFVLSGVVVGLIFSWFYDPTFGLLALILGHGVPVLGDPRYATLGIVFAALWPQTAYCMILYLTGLTSLNAEQIEAARMEGARGWSMLWHVILPQLRPTTFMAIVVTIIGALRSFDLISVMTGGGPFESSTVLAYYMYDQAIKYYRIGYSAAVAVVLFAIMLVYIVYHLRRMLRAEQ, from the coding sequence GTGTCGCATTCCGTCACCCGCCGCTCCGTCGGCGGTCCTGCTGAACCCGGCGGTCCGGGCTTGCCCACGCCGGGCGGCGCGTTGCGCGGCCGGCCCGCCGGTGGGCGGCGGCGCCGGCCGTCGCCCACCGCGCGCCGGCAGCGGCGCGCCGCCTTTCTGTTCCTTGCGCCCGCCTGCGTGATGGTGGCCATCTACGTGGTCTGGCCGATCCTGTCGACCATCCGCCTGAGCTTTTTCAACTGGGACGGAATGAGCGAGCCGTCGTTCATCGGTCTCGCGAACTACGTGGAACTGTTCCATGCGCAGACGTTCTACACGGCGCTCAAGAACAACCTCATCTGGCTGCTGCTGTTCCTGCTCGCTCCGCCAATGGGACTGGCCGTCGCGTTGTATCTGAACCAGGCGGTGGCCGGCATCCGCATCGTCAAGTCGCTGTTCTTCGCGCCGTTCGTGTTGTCGGGCGTGGTGGTCGGCTTGATCTTCTCGTGGTTTTACGACCCGACCTTCGGCCTGCTCGCGCTGATTCTCGGCCACGGCGTGCCGGTGCTCGGCGACCCGCGCTACGCGACCCTCGGGATCGTGTTCGCGGCGCTGTGGCCGCAAACCGCTTATTGCATGATTCTCTATCTGACCGGCCTGACTTCGCTGAACGCCGAACAGATCGAGGCAGCGCGCATGGAGGGGGCACGTGGCTGGTCCATGCTGTGGCACGTGATCCTGCCGCAACTGCGGCCCACCACGTTCATGGCGATCGTCGTGACCATCATCGGCGCGCTGCGCAGTTTCGATCTGATCTCGGTGATGACGGGCGGCGGTCCATTCGAAAGTTCGACCGTGCTCGCGTATTACATGTACGACCAGGCGATCAAGTACTACCGCATTGGATATTCGGCGGCGGTGGCGGTCGTGCTGTTCGCCATCATGCTCGTGTACATCGTTTATCACTTGCGGCGGATGCTGCGCGCCGAGCAATAA
- a CDS encoding ABC transporter substrate-binding protein: MKLKPRKILLALALAAAAAGTSVATTAQAGTLTANIAFKGASQRAVWQSVIDEFKKAHPGIDVKVSFVDEEAYKVQLPGWLTTVAPDIVNWHDGERMAYYAQRGLFEDLSGDWAKNGWNDMYASTKEASSYKGKQYAAPTVYYSWGMFYRKDLFQKAGISGEPKTWDQFLDDCKKLKAAGITPIAVAGRDAWTLAGWFDYLDLRLNGNAFHQKLMAGEIAYTDPRVKKVYTTWKQLIDAGYFIDNSLSYDLDSVQPFLFQGKAAMMLMGTFITAGFPANVKPEMSYFQFPIIDSKVPTAEDGPVESLHIPSKAKNKADAHTFLAFVETPEIGAKLATGLGSLSANSKSPEPEDPISRIGFQILANTKGGIAQFYDRDMTKEMADEGMKGMQQFISDPTKLDDVLAQLEQTRKRIYKK, encoded by the coding sequence ATGAAACTGAAACCACGCAAGATTCTGTTGGCACTCGCGCTGGCCGCCGCGGCTGCGGGGACCTCCGTCGCCACTACCGCGCAGGCGGGCACGCTGACCGCCAACATCGCGTTCAAAGGCGCGAGCCAGCGCGCGGTCTGGCAGTCGGTCATCGACGAGTTCAAGAAGGCGCACCCCGGTATCGACGTGAAGGTGTCGTTCGTCGATGAAGAAGCGTACAAGGTGCAATTGCCCGGCTGGCTTACGACCGTTGCTCCCGATATCGTCAACTGGCATGACGGCGAACGCATGGCCTATTACGCGCAGCGCGGCCTGTTCGAAGACCTGAGCGGCGACTGGGCGAAGAACGGCTGGAACGACATGTATGCGTCGACGAAGGAAGCGTCGTCGTATAAGGGCAAGCAGTACGCCGCGCCGACCGTGTACTACTCGTGGGGCATGTTCTATCGCAAGGATCTGTTCCAGAAGGCCGGCATTAGCGGCGAGCCGAAAACGTGGGATCAGTTTCTCGACGACTGCAAGAAGCTGAAGGCCGCCGGCATCACGCCGATTGCGGTGGCGGGGCGCGACGCATGGACGCTCGCCGGCTGGTTCGATTATCTCGACTTGCGATTGAACGGCAATGCGTTCCACCAGAAGCTGATGGCGGGCGAGATCGCGTATACCGACCCGCGTGTGAAGAAGGTCTACACGACCTGGAAGCAATTGATCGACGCGGGCTATTTCATCGACAACTCGCTCTCCTACGATCTCGATTCCGTGCAGCCGTTCCTGTTCCAGGGCAAGGCGGCGATGATGCTGATGGGCACGTTCATTACCGCTGGTTTCCCGGCGAATGTGAAACCGGAGATGAGCTACTTCCAGTTCCCGATCATCGACTCGAAGGTGCCGACCGCCGAAGACGGCCCGGTCGAGTCGCTGCATATTCCGTCGAAGGCGAAGAACAAGGCGGATGCGCACACGTTCCTCGCGTTCGTCGAGACACCGGAAATCGGCGCGAAGCTGGCCACCGGGCTCGGTTCGCTGTCGGCGAACAGCAAGTCGCCGGAACCGGAAGACCCGATCTCCCGGATCGGCTTCCAGATTCTTGCGAACACGAAAGGCGGCATTGCGCAGTTCTATGATCGTGACATGACCAAGGAAATGGCCGACGAAGGGATGAAGGGGATGCAGCAGTTCATATCAGACCCGACGAAACTTGACGATGTGCTCGCGCAGCTCGAGCAGACGCGCAAGCGGATTTACAAGAAGTGA
- a CDS encoding beta-galactosidase — MRLGVCYYPEHWPESMWEDDARRMKALGIDQVRIAEFAWSRIEPTPGEYDWGWLDRAIDVLGAAGLKVVMCTPTATPPKWLIDRHPDILPIGADGRPRAFGSRRHYDFSSPSYFAASQRICTAVAERYGKHPAVAYWQTDNEFGCHHTVVSYSPAAVGRFREWLKARYHTIDALNRAWGTVFWSMEYRSFDEIDAPVATVTEAHPSHRLDYRRFASDEVARYNRMQVEIIRAHSPGRPVAHNFMQLFTEFDHYKVAADLDIATWDSYPLGALEEQWFAPEVKARWLRSGHPDFASFNHDVYRGMSKLPFWVMEQQPGPVNWALWNPAPLPGMVRLWSWEAFAHGAGCVSYFRWRQAPFAQEQMHAGLNTPDNRLDVGGTEAAQVAGEIHAVLAANGDANASIRSKVALVYDYEAKWLFEIHPQGADFHYPRFAFEYYSALRALGLDVDIVPADAPLDGYSMIVVPPLPVVPAGFAQRLADSGAQIVLGPRTGSKTGDLQIPANLPPGALAAVLPLRVWRVESMRPNVTETVRLADSAEANGDDGFARHWRDFIDSDAADSLDVRARFADGHPAYVRSGAFHYFASLFDDSLTVRLFERIAREAGLVTMSLGDSVRVSRRGALTYVFNYGDHAHTLSGVAGEAFVIGSHTVEPQGVAVYRTR, encoded by the coding sequence ATGCGCCTTGGAGTCTGTTATTACCCGGAACACTGGCCGGAGTCGATGTGGGAAGACGACGCCCGCCGTATGAAAGCCCTCGGCATCGACCAGGTGCGGATCGCCGAGTTTGCCTGGAGCCGGATCGAGCCTACGCCCGGCGAATACGATTGGGGCTGGCTCGACCGCGCGATCGATGTACTGGGCGCGGCCGGCCTGAAGGTGGTGATGTGCACGCCGACGGCGACGCCGCCCAAATGGTTGATCGACCGCCATCCCGACATTCTGCCGATCGGCGCGGACGGCCGTCCTCGTGCGTTCGGTTCGCGGCGCCATTACGACTTCTCGTCGCCGTCGTATTTCGCCGCGTCGCAGCGGATTTGCACGGCGGTGGCCGAGCGCTACGGCAAGCATCCGGCCGTCGCCTACTGGCAAACCGATAACGAATTCGGCTGCCATCACACGGTGGTCAGTTATTCGCCGGCAGCCGTGGGGCGTTTTCGCGAATGGCTCAAGGCGCGCTATCACACCATCGACGCGTTGAACCGCGCCTGGGGCACGGTGTTCTGGAGCATGGAGTACCGCAGCTTCGACGAGATCGACGCGCCGGTGGCGACCGTGACGGAAGCGCATCCTTCGCATCGGCTGGATTACCGGCGTTTTGCGTCCGACGAGGTGGCGCGCTACAACCGCATGCAGGTCGAGATCATCCGCGCGCATTCGCCGGGGCGGCCGGTTGCGCACAACTTCATGCAGCTCTTCACCGAGTTCGATCACTACAAGGTCGCGGCTGATCTGGACATCGCGACGTGGGACAGCTATCCGCTCGGCGCGCTCGAAGAGCAATGGTTCGCGCCGGAGGTGAAAGCGCGTTGGCTGCGCAGCGGGCATCCCGACTTCGCGTCGTTCAATCACGACGTCTATCGCGGCATGTCGAAGCTGCCGTTCTGGGTGATGGAGCAGCAGCCGGGGCCGGTCAACTGGGCGCTATGGAACCCGGCGCCGCTGCCGGGCATGGTGCGGCTGTGGAGCTGGGAGGCGTTCGCGCACGGCGCGGGCTGTGTGTCGTACTTCCGTTGGCGTCAGGCGCCGTTCGCGCAGGAGCAGATGCATGCGGGACTGAACACGCCCGATAACCGGCTCGACGTGGGCGGCACCGAGGCGGCTCAGGTTGCCGGGGAGATTCACGCGGTGCTCGCCGCGAATGGCGACGCCAATGCTTCGATTCGCTCGAAAGTCGCGCTCGTCTACGACTACGAGGCGAAGTGGCTCTTCGAGATTCATCCGCAGGGAGCGGACTTTCACTATCCGCGCTTCGCCTTCGAGTATTACTCGGCGCTGCGTGCGCTCGGACTCGACGTGGATATCGTGCCGGCGGACGCGCCGCTGGACGGCTACAGCATGATCGTCGTGCCGCCATTGCCGGTGGTGCCGGCCGGTTTTGCACAGCGTCTGGCAGACTCCGGCGCACAGATCGTGCTCGGTCCGCGCACGGGTTCGAAGACCGGCGACCTGCAGATTCCCGCGAATCTGCCGCCCGGCGCGCTGGCTGCCGTGCTGCCGCTGCGGGTGTGGCGCGTCGAATCGATGCGGCCGAACGTGACTGAAACGGTGCGCCTTGCCGACAGTGCGGAGGCGAATGGAGACGACGGTTTCGCGCGCCATTGGCGCGATTTCATCGACAGCGACGCGGCGGATTCGCTCGACGTGCGCGCCCGTTTCGCGGACGGCCATCCCGCTTATGTGCGCAGCGGCGCGTTTCACTACTTCGCGAGTCTGTTCGATGATTCACTGACGGTGCGGCTGTTCGAGCGGATCGCGCGCGAGGCGGGCCTCGTCACGATGTCGCTCGGCGACAGCGTACGGGTGAGCCGGCGCGGCGCGCTGACCTACGTCTTCAACTACGGCGACCACGCGCACACGCTCAGCGGTGTGGCCGGCGAAGCCTTCGTGATCGGGTCGCACACGGTCGAACCACAGGGTGTGGCCGTCTACCGAACGCGATGA
- a CDS encoding ABC transporter ATP-binding protein translates to MASISLRGVQKAYGDGAPVIRDVDLEIGENEFCVFLGPSGCGKSTLLRMIAGLEDVTDGDLSIGGRLVNDVPAAQRGVAMVFQSYALFPHMTVFENMAFGLKLSKTPKDEIDRKVREAARILQLEALLERKPKALSGGQRQRVAIGRAIVREPGVFLFDEPLSNLDATLRGQTRIEIARLHKQFAKASVVYVTHDQIEAMTLADKIVLLHAGKDTERYGSIAQIGAPLELYHRPKSRFVAGFIGSPRMNFLPARVASIDAQGVGVTLDHTAETVRVPVSGAGVQISQAVTLGVRPEHLELVDSSCVAPDETVLTRTVSLVEQLGEHSYVHLDQPGGTALIAKAPGDTRLAPGARASLRVPRPACHLFTEDGFAAASLESVEHYA, encoded by the coding sequence ATGGCGAGCATTTCGTTAAGAGGCGTGCAAAAGGCGTATGGCGACGGCGCGCCGGTGATCCGCGACGTCGATCTCGAGATTGGCGAGAACGAGTTCTGCGTGTTTCTCGGGCCGTCCGGTTGCGGTAAATCGACTTTGCTGCGCATGATCGCGGGCCTCGAGGATGTGACCGACGGCGACCTCTCGATTGGCGGCCGACTCGTGAACGATGTGCCGGCCGCGCAGCGCGGCGTGGCGATGGTGTTTCAGAGCTACGCGCTGTTTCCGCACATGACCGTGTTCGAGAACATGGCATTCGGCCTCAAGTTATCCAAAACCCCGAAGGACGAGATCGACCGCAAGGTGCGGGAAGCCGCGCGCATCCTGCAACTGGAGGCATTGCTCGAGCGTAAGCCGAAAGCGTTGTCGGGCGGTCAGCGGCAACGCGTGGCGATTGGCCGTGCCATCGTGCGCGAGCCCGGCGTGTTTCTGTTCGACGAGCCGCTTTCCAATCTCGACGCTACGCTGCGTGGCCAGACCCGCATCGAGATTGCGCGGCTGCACAAGCAGTTCGCCAAGGCCAGCGTGGTCTACGTGACGCACGACCAGATCGAAGCGATGACGCTCGCCGACAAGATCGTGCTCCTGCATGCCGGCAAGGACACCGAGCGCTACGGCAGCATCGCCCAGATCGGTGCGCCGCTCGAGTTGTATCACCGTCCTAAGAGCCGTTTCGTCGCTGGCTTCATCGGCTCGCCGCGGATGAATTTTCTGCCGGCACGGGTGGCGTCGATCGATGCGCAAGGCGTGGGCGTGACGCTCGATCACACGGCTGAAACCGTGCGCGTGCCGGTGAGCGGAGCGGGCGTGCAAATCTCGCAAGCGGTCACGCTCGGCGTACGTCCTGAACACCTGGAGCTGGTCGACAGCTCTTGCGTTGCGCCGGACGAGACCGTGTTGACGCGCACCGTGTCGCTCGTCGAACAGCTCGGCGAACACAGTTATGTCCACCTCGATCAGCCCGGCGGCACCGCGCTGATCGCCAAAGCGCCGGGCGATACGCGCCTCGCGCCCGGCGCGCGCGCCAGCCTGCGCGTGCCTCGCCCCGCTTGCCATTTGTTTACCGAAGACGGCTTTGCCGCCGCTTCGCTCGAATCCGTCGAACACTACGCATAG
- a CDS encoding LacI family DNA-binding transcriptional regulator: MPTLSEVARHAGVTPATVSNVLRNRGRVGATTRQRVLDAVQALGYRPHLAARALAEGRAPTLALMVSSIANPFYPEFALAVERAARTSGHFVIICNTNEDPLTGRAYLDQIAGTLSEGVLVTNANLDFADLHTTESRGTPVVLCMWERPDEPPGLPCVAVDFRRAGELAGTHLLELGHRRIGAIVGSKASGIHAARYEGFVDALRASGAPKSRVKHAADTIQGGYAAARALLESDPKLTAIFATNDLPALGAMHAAADLGLHVPTDLSVIGITDIQLARESRPALTTVAVPTAEVAGLAVSLLRELIESSYGQAGRDPAGVPMRISSPPELVVRASTGAPRSR, encoded by the coding sequence ATGCCCACTCTTAGCGAAGTCGCGCGTCATGCCGGCGTCACCCCCGCCACCGTGTCCAACGTGCTGCGCAATCGCGGCCGGGTCGGCGCGACCACCCGGCAACGCGTGCTGGACGCCGTCCAGGCGCTCGGCTACCGCCCGCATCTCGCCGCGCGCGCACTCGCCGAGGGTCGCGCGCCCACGCTCGCGCTGATGGTGTCGAGTATCGCCAACCCGTTCTATCCGGAGTTCGCGCTCGCCGTCGAACGCGCGGCGCGCACGAGCGGCCATTTCGTGATCATCTGCAATACGAACGAAGATCCGTTGACCGGCCGCGCGTATCTCGACCAGATCGCGGGCACGCTCTCCGAAGGCGTGCTCGTGACGAATGCGAACCTCGACTTCGCCGATCTTCATACAACCGAGTCGCGCGGCACGCCGGTGGTGCTATGCATGTGGGAACGGCCTGACGAGCCGCCGGGGCTGCCGTGTGTCGCGGTCGATTTCCGGCGGGCGGGCGAACTGGCCGGCACGCATCTGCTGGAGCTCGGTCATCGGCGGATCGGCGCGATTGTCGGCAGTAAAGCGTCGGGCATTCACGCGGCGCGTTACGAAGGCTTCGTCGACGCGCTGCGCGCGAGCGGCGCGCCGAAAAGCCGCGTGAAGCATGCGGCCGACACGATTCAGGGCGGCTACGCCGCGGCACGCGCGCTGCTCGAAAGCGATCCGAAGCTCACCGCGATCTTCGCGACCAACGACCTGCCCGCGCTCGGCGCGATGCACGCCGCCGCCGACCTCGGTCTGCACGTGCCCACGGACCTGTCCGTGATCGGCATCACCGACATTCAGCTCGCACGCGAGTCGCGCCCCGCGTTGACGACGGTCGCCGTGCCGACGGCCGAGGTGGCCGGACTCGCGGTATCGCTGTTGCGCGAGCTGATCGAGTCGTCGTATGGCCAGGCGGGACGCGACCCCGCCGGCGTGCCGATGCGGATTTCCTCGCCGCCCGAACTCGTTGTGCGCGCATCCACCGGCGCACCGCGTTCGCGGTGA
- a CDS encoding flagellar brake protein yields MIADLLQDAEVAQHNHHAASNFAQRHPLQIAVCLRNLVAGQDFVTVEFGGRQIVTQILDVDSRNARFVFDTGSVADDNTALPAARQLTFRSLPGGIRTEFTTPGATPVMFDGLPAFEAPFPSLLYYVQRREFFRVQTPVLDPYIASGSYVDGGSFRLELLDLSLGGVALKTADERFGSLESGTVLREVALQLGSFGTLRLDLEIVAPRQVSTAKGDRRFVIGCKFVATPGPAERTLQRVVTQLETRRQTLVPRR; encoded by the coding sequence ATGATCGCCGATCTCCTGCAGGACGCTGAAGTCGCGCAACACAATCATCACGCCGCCTCGAACTTCGCGCAGCGCCATCCGTTGCAAATCGCCGTTTGTCTGCGCAACCTGGTAGCCGGACAGGACTTCGTCACGGTCGAATTCGGCGGCCGGCAGATCGTCACGCAGATACTCGACGTCGACTCGCGCAATGCGCGCTTCGTGTTCGATACCGGCAGCGTGGCCGATGACAACACCGCGCTGCCCGCTGCACGGCAACTGACGTTCCGCAGCCTGCCTGGCGGCATTCGCACCGAGTTCACCACACCCGGCGCCACGCCGGTCATGTTCGACGGATTGCCGGCGTTCGAAGCGCCCTTCCCGTCGTTGCTCTACTACGTTCAACGCCGCGAATTCTTTCGCGTGCAAACGCCCGTGCTTGACCCGTACATCGCAAGCGGGTCGTACGTGGACGGCGGCTCGTTCCGGCTGGAATTGCTGGACCTCTCGTTGGGCGGCGTCGCGTTGAAGACGGCCGACGAACGCTTCGGCTCGCTCGAAAGCGGCACCGTGCTGCGCGAGGTCGCGCTGCAACTCGGCAGCTTCGGCACGCTGCGGCTCGATCTGGAAATCGTCGCGCCGCGCCAGGTGAGCACAGCGAAGGGCGACCGGCGCTTCGTGATCGGCTGCAAGTTCGTCGCGACACCGGGCCCGGCCGAGCGGACCTTGCAACGCGTCGTCACGCAACTCGAAACCCGCCGGCAAACGCTCGTGCCGCGCCGGTAA
- a CDS encoding sugar ABC transporter substrate-binding protein, producing MNLNSRRLPVARKIVSMCVAASAVWCASASQAADQPVVGLITKTDTNPFFVKMKQGAEAAASKDGAKLVTAAGKFDGDNASQVTAIENMMTAGAKAILITPSDTKAIVPSIRKARAAGVMVVALDTPTDPQDATDALFATDNFKAGVLIGKYAKAALNGKPAKIATLDLAPGVSVGVLRHNGFLEGFGVKAGDPSVVCSQDTRGDQAKGQTAMENCLQKSPDINVVYTINEPAAAGAYRALKAAGKDKDVMIVSIDGGCEGVRNVKAGAIAATSQQYPLKMASLGVTAGVEYAKTGKKVSGYQDTGVTLITDKPMSGIDSKDTKFGLDNCWGNK from the coding sequence ATGAATCTGAATTCCCGCAGGCTTCCTGTCGCCAGGAAAATCGTGTCGATGTGCGTCGCCGCATCGGCGGTGTGGTGTGCGAGCGCGAGCCAGGCGGCCGATCAGCCTGTCGTCGGCCTCATCACCAAGACCGACACCAACCCGTTCTTCGTGAAGATGAAACAGGGGGCCGAGGCGGCCGCCTCGAAAGACGGCGCGAAGCTGGTCACCGCCGCGGGCAAGTTCGACGGCGATAACGCGAGCCAGGTCACCGCCATCGAAAACATGATGACGGCCGGCGCGAAAGCGATTCTGATCACGCCGAGCGACACCAAGGCGATCGTGCCGAGCATCAGGAAAGCCCGCGCCGCCGGCGTGATGGTGGTGGCGCTCGACACGCCGACGGATCCGCAGGACGCCACCGACGCCCTCTTCGCCACCGACAACTTCAAGGCCGGCGTGCTGATCGGCAAATACGCCAAAGCCGCGCTGAACGGCAAGCCGGCGAAGATCGCCACGCTCGATCTCGCGCCTGGCGTGTCGGTTGGCGTGCTGCGTCATAACGGCTTCCTGGAAGGCTTCGGCGTAAAGGCAGGCGATCCGTCGGTGGTCTGCAGCCAGGACACGCGCGGCGATCAGGCCAAGGGCCAGACGGCGATGGAAAACTGCCTGCAGAAGTCGCCCGACATCAACGTGGTCTACACGATCAACGAGCCGGCGGCGGCGGGTGCTTATCGCGCGCTCAAAGCGGCGGGCAAGGACAAGGACGTGATGATCGTCTCGATCGACGGCGGCTGTGAAGGCGTGCGCAACGTCAAGGCCGGCGCCATCGCCGCGACCTCGCAGCAATATCCGCTCAAAATGGCCTCGCTCGGCGTGACGGCCGGCGTCGAGTACGCGAAGACCGGCAAGAAGGTCTCCGGCTATCAGGACACCGGCGTGACGCTGATCACCGACAAGCCGATGTCCGGCATCGACAGCAAGGACACGAAGTTCGGCCTCGACAACTGTTGGGGCAACAAGTAA